In one window of Cytophagaceae bacterium ABcell3 DNA:
- a CDS encoding ABC transporter permease has protein sequence MKEKFIQTLTISGFGWSVPFFKIFTGEVNKEQLMSIWRGLGIPVVSIFIFLLLWGYGASKIDTSLGKVPGPIEVYAAAQGLYADHLAERAKKASFNERQAARNQAILASNPNAQIKVRDYAGKPTYLDQIWTSLLTVFAGFTIASCIAIPLGLICGMSRNVMAAFNPLIQVFKPVSPLAWLPIVTMIVSALYVSNDGWFAKSFIISAITVSLCSLWPGLINTALGVASIDKDYLNVAKVLKLSPLRKTFKIVLPASMPLIFAGLRISLGVGWMVLIAAEMLAQNPGLGKFVWDEFQNGSSQSLARIMVAVFTVGIVGFALDRVMVMLQKLVSFKQVS, from the coding sequence CTCTGGTTTTGGTTGGAGTGTGCCTTTCTTTAAAATCTTTACAGGAGAGGTCAACAAAGAACAGTTAATGAGCATTTGGCGTGGGCTGGGTATCCCGGTAGTTTCCATTTTTATTTTCCTTTTGCTTTGGGGGTATGGCGCTTCTAAAATAGATACCAGCCTTGGAAAAGTGCCAGGACCTATAGAAGTCTATGCGGCTGCTCAAGGTTTGTATGCTGATCATTTGGCAGAAAGGGCAAAAAAAGCATCTTTTAATGAAAGACAGGCGGCGCGGAACCAAGCTATTTTGGCAAGTAATCCCAATGCCCAGATTAAAGTAAGGGACTATGCGGGTAAGCCTACTTATCTCGACCAGATCTGGACCAGTCTTTTGACTGTGTTTGCAGGGTTTACCATTGCTTCTTGTATTGCTATTCCTCTCGGTCTCATTTGTGGAATGAGCCGAAACGTGATGGCTGCCTTTAACCCACTTATTCAGGTATTCAAGCCTGTTTCTCCTTTGGCTTGGCTGCCTATTGTGACCATGATTGTGAGTGCGCTTTATGTTAGTAATGATGGCTGGTTTGCCAAATCTTTCATCATTTCAGCTATTACCGTATCGCTTTGTTCTTTATGGCCAGGATTGATCAATACGGCGCTGGGTGTAGCCTCTATTGATAAGGATTACCTGAATGTGGCCAAGGTTTTAAAATTAAGTCCACTGCGCAAAACGTTCAAAATCGTACTGCCTGCTTCTATGCCTTTGATTTTTGCAGGTCTTAGGATCTCGCTTGGTGTGGGGTGGATGGTGCTTATTGCTGCTGAAATGTTGGCCCAGAACCCAGGTCTTGGAAAGTTCGTTTGGGATGAGTTTCAAAACGGAAGCAGTCAGTCGCTTGCCAGGATTATGGTGGCAGTGTTTACTGTAGGAATTGTTGGCTTTGCTTTAGACAGGGTCATGGTTATGCTTCAGAAGCTTGTTAGCTTTAAGCAAGTATCATAA